The Fimbriimonas ginsengisoli Gsoil 348 genome window below encodes:
- a CDS encoding TCR/Tet family MFS transporter yields MASLQAKRDQRPAGLAFIFVTLLIDVIGFGLIIPVLPKLVGQLAGGPHEHQVRTYGVLLSVYGLMQFLCAPILGNLSDRFGRRPVLLISLLFTGFDYVIQAVAPAVGWLFLGRVIAGITGASFTAATAYIADVSPPEKRSQNFGMVGAAFGLGFIVGPALGGLLGSFGPRVPFWAAAVASGVNLLYGYFVLPESLGKEHRRAFAWSNVNPFKSLSILARKKWVMMLAGTAGILWLAQQVPPSVWVLYTQYRFHWAERDNGLSLALLGVCSMIVQLWLIRVLQAKYGDVGLIWISLLFNLIGFVAMGSSNSGYMMLMSMVVWTTCFVGGPGLQSLVSQQFDETEQGAAQGALTAIQSLTGVIGPPIFTVVFGYFTGPSPVKIPGSPFFLGALFTVIAALMARWALSHRPNPATH; encoded by the coding sequence ATGGCCAGCCTTCAGGCGAAACGAGACCAACGGCCGGCGGGGCTCGCATTCATCTTCGTCACCCTTCTGATCGACGTGATCGGGTTCGGGCTGATCATCCCTGTGCTGCCCAAGCTGGTCGGTCAGCTTGCCGGTGGGCCGCACGAGCACCAGGTTCGTACCTACGGGGTCTTGCTTTCCGTTTACGGCCTGATGCAGTTCCTCTGCGCCCCGATCCTGGGCAACTTGAGCGACCGGTTCGGCCGTCGCCCGGTGCTGCTCATCAGCCTCCTCTTCACCGGATTCGACTACGTCATCCAGGCCGTGGCCCCGGCCGTCGGTTGGCTTTTCCTCGGCCGGGTGATTGCGGGCATTACCGGCGCCAGCTTTACCGCCGCCACCGCCTACATCGCCGACGTCAGCCCGCCCGAGAAACGGTCTCAGAACTTCGGAATGGTCGGCGCCGCCTTCGGACTCGGCTTCATCGTCGGTCCGGCGTTGGGAGGCCTGCTTGGATCCTTCGGACCGCGGGTGCCTTTCTGGGCCGCCGCGGTGGCGTCGGGGGTGAATCTCCTCTACGGCTACTTCGTCCTGCCGGAATCGCTGGGAAAGGAGCATCGCCGCGCGTTCGCCTGGTCGAACGTCAACCCCTTCAAATCGCTCAGCATTCTGGCGCGCAAGAAGTGGGTGATGATGCTCGCCGGGACCGCGGGAATCCTATGGCTGGCCCAGCAGGTTCCGCCCAGCGTATGGGTGTTGTACACGCAATACCGATTCCACTGGGCCGAGCGCGATAACGGTCTATCGCTGGCGCTGCTCGGGGTCTGTTCCATGATCGTCCAGCTTTGGCTGATCCGCGTGCTTCAAGCGAAGTACGGCGACGTCGGCCTTATCTGGATCAGCCTCCTCTTCAACCTGATCGGCTTCGTTGCGATGGGCAGTTCCAACAGCGGCTACATGATGCTCATGTCGATGGTCGTTTGGACCACCTGCTTCGTCGGCGGGCCCGGCCTTCAGAGTCTGGTGTCGCAGCAGTTCGACGAAACTGAGCAGGGAGCCGCTCAGGGAGCCCTGACCGCGATTCAGAGTCTGACCGGGGTCATCGGTCCGCCGATCTTCACCGTCGTCTTCGGCTACTTCACCGGCCCCTCGCCGGTGAAAATCCCGGGCTCTCCCTTCTTCCTGGGGGCTCTCTTCACGGTCATCGCCGCCCTCATGGCCCGTTGGGCACTTAGCCATCGCCCGAACCCCGCGACCCACTAG
- a CDS encoding protein kinase domain-containing protein, with translation MLASDYGPGALLAGDSREYRLGSVIAEGGEGIVYRIQGRDDVVAKLYKEWEYTRDAKLHGLIDVSNKRLRRVAAWPLSRLCDAEDKTVGFVMESLEGWQPLHSAYQIRSRLQHAPNRSWAYLVRIARNLATCVHHAHDHDLVIGDLNESNILVGPDAMVKIIDADSFQIRVENTLYPCKVGKPELLAPELQGQSLEGTERTADQDRFALAVLIFQTLVFGRHPFAGRPERDVDVPLEESIQRGWYVFTDRRQVPVAPPPHLDLDFLPPEIKELFERAFDPAEPVRPSAREWFGALKELEGTLGACDVNGSHVHWNGQRRCPWCSLEEKWNVTLFRPAPLDPLSAADFDVEEVWKRLVALPFPKVEDPPAPIDYKQLAPAELPGWQRWIVRPILARGVHSGFWVIYLSIVFGRELIRIGPAVQILLALAIVIFVVQCFFVERVRRRVRKANDRLESLWKEWTSKADAHVYEMRLSDLNTLRHGLLNNHKRYETAREERVRQLHRADLEHYLRKYSILAADSAQGRSKLSQLHDRGIETAADIVPENLKRVRDFESQLWNDLLVWRRALEDQFWHASTYALPPHEERSILEKIHREDVAMRRELLSAQEELVDLAVRLRERQNELRAQAEPFREQIRQYGPTLVAYEPTVKA, from the coding sequence ATGCTTGCCTCCGACTACGGCCCCGGCGCGCTCCTCGCGGGAGATTCCCGCGAGTACCGCCTTGGGTCGGTCATCGCCGAAGGGGGCGAGGGGATCGTCTACCGGATCCAGGGACGCGACGACGTCGTCGCCAAGCTGTACAAGGAGTGGGAATACACCCGCGACGCCAAGCTCCACGGCCTAATCGACGTTAGCAACAAGCGGTTGCGGCGCGTCGCCGCCTGGCCGCTGAGCCGCCTTTGCGACGCCGAGGATAAAACCGTCGGCTTCGTCATGGAGTCGCTCGAGGGCTGGCAGCCGCTTCACTCCGCCTATCAGATCCGATCGCGTCTTCAACACGCGCCGAACCGATCGTGGGCATACCTCGTGCGTATCGCTCGTAACCTCGCGACTTGCGTCCACCACGCCCACGACCACGATCTAGTGATCGGCGACCTCAACGAGTCGAACATCCTAGTGGGGCCCGACGCGATGGTGAAGATCATCGACGCCGACTCGTTCCAGATCCGCGTCGAGAACACCCTTTACCCCTGTAAGGTCGGCAAGCCGGAGCTGCTCGCCCCCGAATTGCAGGGGCAATCGCTCGAAGGGACGGAGAGAACCGCCGACCAGGACCGATTCGCGCTGGCGGTCCTCATCTTTCAGACCCTCGTCTTCGGACGGCATCCGTTCGCCGGGCGGCCCGAACGGGACGTCGACGTCCCGCTGGAAGAGTCGATCCAACGCGGCTGGTATGTGTTCACCGACCGAAGGCAAGTGCCGGTCGCGCCGCCCCCGCACCTCGATCTGGATTTTCTACCTCCCGAAATCAAGGAGCTGTTCGAGCGCGCCTTCGACCCCGCGGAGCCGGTCCGGCCGAGCGCCCGCGAGTGGTTCGGCGCGTTGAAGGAGTTGGAGGGCACGCTTGGCGCCTGCGACGTCAATGGCAGCCACGTCCACTGGAACGGTCAGCGTCGCTGCCCCTGGTGCTCGCTTGAAGAGAAGTGGAACGTCACCCTCTTTCGCCCCGCTCCCCTCGATCCCCTCTCCGCCGCCGACTTCGACGTCGAGGAAGTTTGGAAACGGCTGGTCGCCCTTCCGTTTCCCAAGGTCGAAGATCCGCCCGCGCCCATCGACTACAAACAGCTTGCCCCCGCCGAGCTCCCTGGGTGGCAAAGGTGGATCGTCCGGCCGATCTTGGCTCGCGGCGTCCATTCCGGGTTTTGGGTGATCTATCTGTCCATCGTCTTCGGGCGAGAGCTGATCCGGATCGGACCGGCGGTCCAGATTCTGCTGGCGCTCGCCATCGTGATCTTCGTCGTTCAGTGCTTCTTCGTGGAGCGGGTCCGCCGCCGCGTCCGCAAGGCGAACGATCGATTGGAATCGCTCTGGAAGGAGTGGACCTCCAAGGCTGACGCGCACGTGTACGAGATGCGCCTGAGCGACTTGAATACCCTGAGGCACGGACTACTAAACAACCACAAGCGATACGAGACCGCTCGCGAAGAGCGGGTGCGCCAGCTCCACCGGGCCGACCTGGAGCACTACTTGAGGAAGTACTCCATCCTCGCCGCCGATTCGGCCCAGGGGCGTAGCAAGCTGTCGCAATTGCACGACCGCGGAATCGAGACCGCCGCCGACATCGTGCCGGAGAACCTGAAGCGCGTTCGCGATTTCGAATCGCAGCTATGGAACGACCTACTCGTGTGGCGCCGCGCACTGGAAGATCAGTTCTGGCACGCCTCCACTTACGCCCTCCCCCCGCACGAAGAACGATCGATCTTGGAAAAGATCCACCGGGAGGATGTGGCAATGCGGCGGGAGCTGCTTTCCGCCCAAGAAGAGCTCGTCGATTTGGCCGTCCGGCTCCGCGAGCGACAGAACGAGCTTCGCGCCCAGGCCGAGCCGTTCAGAGAGCAGATCCGGCAATACGGCCCCACTCTTGTCGCCTACGAGCCGACCGTTAAAGCGTAG
- a CDS encoding PP2C family serine/threonine-protein phosphatase: MNVTTGQWAHAYARRAGPGKTCADWAGCRVIGETLYAAVSDGAGSAPCSYLGSMVAVTTFLGAAPQRLASDGPAAVLTAIQDVVALTAKDQNVPIDDLACTLVAAAVGPEKSIFMQVGDGAAVFRIEEGYETAIIPDQGEFLNTTYFVTMTTAHEHLKVREVIGSIQDLALFTDGIQGLVLHPGTDAPHEAFFQTVFRNIRAPQGNDSAAEAWLSNMLASEMVTNRTDDDTSIVVARRT; the protein is encoded by the coding sequence ATGAACGTGACGACGGGCCAGTGGGCTCACGCCTACGCCCGCCGCGCCGGACCCGGCAAGACGTGCGCCGACTGGGCCGGTTGCCGCGTGATCGGGGAAACGCTGTATGCCGCCGTCTCGGACGGCGCCGGTTCGGCTCCATGCTCCTATTTGGGCTCCATGGTCGCGGTCACCACGTTCCTCGGCGCCGCCCCGCAGAGACTGGCGTCCGATGGCCCCGCCGCGGTTCTGACCGCGATCCAGGACGTCGTCGCCCTCACCGCCAAAGATCAGAACGTTCCGATCGATGACCTCGCCTGTACCCTCGTGGCCGCCGCCGTCGGACCCGAGAAGTCGATCTTCATGCAGGTAGGCGACGGCGCCGCCGTCTTCCGCATCGAAGAGGGATACGAAACCGCAATCATCCCCGACCAGGGCGAGTTTCTCAACACCACCTATTTCGTCACAATGACCACCGCTCACGAGCATCTCAAGGTGCGCGAAGTGATAGGATCTATACAGGATTTAGCCCTGTTTACTGATGGAATCCAGGGCCTTGTTCTTCATCCGGGGACCGATGCGCCCCACGAGGCGTTTTTCCAGACCGTGTTCCGAAATATTCGGGCTCCCCAGGGAAACGACTCTGCCGCCGAAGCCTGGTTGTCGAATATGCTGGCCTCCGAAATGGTGACCAATCGAACGGACGACGACACCTCCATCGTCGTCGCTCGTAGGACTTAG
- a CDS encoding vWA domain-containing protein → MDTSRHDFPELEPLSEEMFLNSERRCPVVLLQDTSTSMAPHIHKVNEGLQVLRSDLLGDRLASQRVEIAVITFGPVQLIQDFVTVDRWLPPRLHAEGNTPLGQGLRFAIKQVKARKRAYREAGIPYYRPWIWLVTDGEPTDAWQEACDEVQAEVKSGGIEMFTIGTDNADVNVLKKIGAPRSPVWLREARYREMFVWLSQSLKPVSRGVPGTALDLPSPSAWGEIQL, encoded by the coding sequence ATGGACACGTCCCGGCACGATTTTCCCGAGCTTGAACCGCTGAGCGAGGAGATGTTCCTCAACTCCGAGCGGCGGTGCCCCGTGGTGCTCCTCCAAGACACCTCGACCTCGATGGCGCCCCACATTCACAAGGTGAACGAGGGCCTCCAGGTCCTCCGAAGCGACCTCCTTGGCGACCGCCTCGCCTCCCAGCGGGTCGAGATCGCGGTCATCACCTTTGGCCCGGTTCAGCTTATCCAAGACTTCGTCACCGTCGACCGATGGCTCCCTCCTCGGCTGCACGCGGAAGGAAACACCCCGCTCGGCCAAGGGCTCCGCTTCGCCATCAAGCAGGTCAAAGCCCGGAAGCGCGCCTATCGCGAGGCCGGCATCCCCTACTATCGCCCCTGGATCTGGCTCGTCACCGACGGCGAGCCGACCGATGCCTGGCAGGAGGCGTGTGACGAGGTGCAGGCCGAAGTCAAATCGGGCGGAATCGAGATGTTCACCATCGGCACCGACAATGCGGACGTCAACGTGCTGAAGAAGATCGGCGCGCCGCGCTCGCCCGTGTGGCTGCGCGAGGCGAGGTACCGCGAGATGTTCGTGTGGCTTTCGCAGTCGCTGAAGCCGGTAAGCCGGGGCGTTCCCGGTACCGCGCTCGACTTGCCGTCGCCGTCGGCGTGGGGCGAGATCCAGCTATGA